A genome region from Natronobeatus ordinarius includes the following:
- a CDS encoding metal-dependent hydrolase, giving the protein MMLPTHALAGMALALPLVAVAPEFAPVALVAGLLGGIFPDLDMYAGHRKTLHFPVYYSLAAVVVTLAAILTPTTATVAAAFFLLGAALHCVTDVFGSGLELRPWEGTSQRAVYDHYRGTWIAPRRLVRYDGSPGDLLASVTLSIPLFYALEGALQWLVLAAVAVGVVYAALRRVLADLATVVVGFLPAAVRPYVPERYLEDLERDRSRRVSGQ; this is encoded by the coding sequence ATGATGCTCCCGACCCACGCCCTCGCCGGGATGGCCCTCGCGCTGCCGCTCGTAGCCGTGGCGCCGGAGTTCGCTCCCGTCGCGCTCGTGGCCGGGCTGCTCGGGGGGATCTTCCCCGACCTGGACATGTACGCCGGACACCGCAAGACCCTCCATTTCCCGGTGTACTACAGCCTCGCCGCCGTCGTGGTGACGCTCGCAGCGATCCTGACCCCGACGACGGCGACCGTCGCCGCAGCGTTCTTCCTGCTCGGGGCCGCCCTCCACTGCGTCACCGACGTCTTCGGCAGCGGCCTCGAGCTTCGGCCGTGGGAAGGGACCTCACAGCGGGCGGTGTACGACCACTACCGTGGAACGTGGATCGCACCCCGGCGGCTGGTCCGGTACGACGGCTCGCCGGGCGACCTCCTGGCGTCGGTGACGCTTTCGATCCCGCTGTTTTACGCACTCGAGGGCGCGCTCCAGTGGCTCGTCCTCGCGGCCGTCGCCGTCGGGGTCGTCTACGCCGCGCTCCGCCGGGTGCTCGCGGACCTCGCGACCGTCGTCGTCGGCTTCCTGCCCGCTGCCGTGCGCCCGTACGTGCCCGAACGGTACCTGGAGGACCTCGAGCGTGACCGCTCGCGGCGCGTGTCGGGTCAATGA